The DNA region CGCAACTGGCTCCGCCTTGACAGCAGAATCCCTTTCCCAATAATCAAAGTCTAGAGGGAAAAAAGGATTAATGTAGAGTGCTATACCAGGTGAAGTTCGGGCGATGAAGTCCTCATCGAGGATGGCAATACTCTGGTGTTGAAGCCAAATGCGAAGAtttggaaaaaggaaatgaTGAGGAGTAACGCCAACAGGACCAGGGTAATTGAAGACTGCATGGAACGGAATGCTGGGGTGGGGACGTTATGTTGAtagatggagaggagaaatGGAGAATAAGGAGGAAACCCAAAAGGataaaaaagggaaaaacTTGAAAGCGACATCCTCGTGGCATTGATATAGACAGTGAGTCGATCTGACAAATGACACATCTTTTGTGCGGTTCGTTTTGGTATCAAAACACGGACTCAACCAGTAGTGGATGGTTGAAGCTTACTCTTGATGAGAAATTAACCACGCGGCTTAGTGACTGCatgcaaaaaaaaaaacgtTTTTATTGAGATAGCTCCTTTCGAGTTGCCGCACCTTTGTTCCTGGCATGTTTCGTGGCCATTAACCACAAGTTTCAGCGTTCTTCGAAGGGTTTTGAGCATCAGAAGCTAGGTCCACCAAGTGAGTTTCTCTCGAGTCATTGCCAAGTCCGAGGTTGGGATACTCTTGTAAATCTCCAAGTCCGAGGAAGGCAGGTAGATCGGGCGATATGATGGGAGCTTCACACGATGTGGCAGAACAGACTCAATGAAAGACTACCGGCTGGTTAATGGTTGGTGTGAAGGCTGTGAGCCACGTGGACAGAAGCGGCCCCATCGTGGTTGATCCTAATCTCAGGCACCTCTGAGAATGAGTCTATCCATACTGACCGCATCTCTGTAAACGGAGTGATGATAAATCTAGACGAGAAAGATTGAGAAACGTGATGCCGCAATCCGCAAGGTGTTGCAGTCCGCAGGTAAGAGTCGTCAGTTGATACCACTGATCCCATTTTTATCCTTGACGGCAATTTGACGGTGATATTGAGACCTTCGCCGAGTGGCAGTACGGGCAAAGGTAAGTGATAATATGACGAACATGGGAAGATTAGAAACTACGCTCTGCTAATAATTGCTGACCATTTGAAGCCTTGTGTCGATGATGCGCTCTGTTGATTCAGTCATTTGGTTGATGAACGCTTTTAAAGCCGTCCGCTATGTCGCCGTGCCAATCAAATCGTTATCCAGCACCTGCCGTACGCTCTGCAGACATCAATCCTCCCAGTTCCCTGGATTTTTCTATTCAAGTCCTCAAATTAACCTCTGTTTTTCCGACCACATCCACCTCACCGGGAAACCTCATCAAACCATTTCATGCATTTGTTTCTACTCCTTCTTTCTATCCTTCCATCATTCTCTGCCTTTTGCGCTTCGATTTAGACGGACGGTTTGCCAGAAGTTTTAGCCTCCTTGGGAGGGGGGACAACATAGTTGGACTCGCCAGACTGACCGTTCTCCCAGAGTTGGTATCGCCTACCAACAATATCAGCCATAtttccctcatctccctcccagcACCTTTTTTGCCGGCGTAATCCCAACCGATAAAGGTTTCGCGCTGCCGAAAAGGAAAACGAATTACTTACACGCCAATGACGGCACGCTTTTCAGCGGCGACACGGTCGGTCTCATTGAGAGCCTGTCGAAGGGCACGAGAGGCGATAGAGGTGTACTTGTTCCAACTGTTTGGATGTGTGATGGAATGGATGGGCAATTGGATTGAAGGTAGCGAAGATGGGATACGTCGATAGAGTTGAGTCCTGCCGTCAGCACCGTTCCTCCGATTTCTGCTTTTCTCCCATTGTTTCTGCACTCACGACATGAACTCTCTCCAGGTAGAAGACATTTTGGGTGATGTGATATTGTTGGTGCTGAAGTTGTAAGTAGACAAGCTCTGAGATGCACCAGAGCGGGCGCAGGGAGGGCGAGAGACTGCCTCGGCCGCAAGGTATAAGACCGAGTATTTCCGTTTGTGGCGGAAGGAGAGGTGAGGAAGCTTCATGCATAAGAACATGGATTTCAACTAACATAGAATgtaagaaaaaaagaaaccaAGAAGGCGACATAGCTCAGTTGGGAGAGCGCACGACTGAAGTTCATCAAGAAACAAATCGTGCGGTCCCTGGTTCGATTCCGGGTGGCGCCACACTTTTTGCTTATGGTGCAAACCATTCCCGCTTCTTGTTTTtgcctccttcatcaactcCAGTCTCACACGTCGCACCGTCATCTCGATCGATAATTTTTATCTCAGGTTCAGACATTGTTTTTGAACTTGTAATTATCCGCTGATCAACCAGAGGTACCATAACAATAACAAAAGGATGTTAAGCCCGAAACTCCGAACTATTACCGCTGGCTTCCTGCTCCTAGCGACTGTGGGCTCTTCAACGTTCGCCATGCTCCAGCCTGAAGCATATAATCGGTCATCTACTTCCTCCAACTCCATTGACAATAGGAAAGACCACTCCCAAGTATCTTTTTCAGGTAATGGAGATAAGGtccgaggagaagggaatCCAGGGGGGCTGacaagagaggaagggagtTTAGTGGATGTTATTCTTGGTTCGGGAGGCTCTCGTGATCATGGTGTCAATGTTGGAGGGGATGTGACCACGAGGCCTACCGTGGCAGATATGTTGACGACTGAGCGTACAGCGAGTCTGTGGTGGAGTTATGCTAGAGACAGCGTCGAGATTGTATGTTGTCTCCTGtgttcctcctccacgcccactcttcatcctgCCTCATCGTTTAGTAATATTGGGTGCCGATCTTTGCTCCTTTGCTGACTTGTGATTAAGGCCAAGAGACTGGAGTCAAAGCTGAAGAGCTCGACAGTATTGGTCCCCGTCGATAAAGCCATCTTGGCGCTTGAAAAAAAACCGTGAGTCATCTTTCGCCTTTCCAATTGCGAAATCTCGAACAGAGGCAGAGTGCTAATGATGGCTTTTGTGATATGATAGGCACCAATCTCCCGGTCAGACGCCAGAAGACGCAGCTCTCAAGTTTATTAGTGCTCACATTATCGACGTacgttcttcttttcatttgTCGTCATAACCCTTGACTTGTATGACTTACAATTCTTAATTCTTTGTCAAAATAGGGAACGCCCCGCGAAGGTACTCTGCCTACCCTCCTTCCGAACTTTTCAGTAGAGTTCGTGAAAGATGAGAGTGCCAAGGGGGGATGGAGGGTCCGACCTGGAGATGTAGAGGTCTTggcggagaaggacggGGTGAACGGACGGGTCATGTATCTGGCAGAGGTCTTGCCTTTTCTGAACTGAGTGAACATTTCTAACTAGGGAGTGGACGATGTACCATGAGGGTCTTGTAGTCTTGTCGTTTCGAGAAGGAACTGAAGTATACGTCTTTATGTATTGGTATTTGTAGCGGCAATTGCTGATCTGTTGATCGAGCAAAGTGCAGATGACGATACTATGGCGCTTGACAATACTTCGAGCAGGTCTTGTTCCCTAAACAACAGTCCTCAAGCCTGTACCATTCAGTCGCTGAGATTGGACATGGTCCAAGGGGATCTGATATAGCCTATTGTCTATGAGAATAGGAAGGCTCTGATCATCGGCCAGATATGTCCAAGGGGACGTAACCCTGGACCGTCGGCCAAGAGCTCCTCACTATCTCTATAAAGGAATCGAGGTGTATTTTTGATGTTTATAGTAATGATTGTATTTATTAATGATCATCCAAAGATACTAATATAGTGCAATCTAGTAATCATAATCTCCCTGACCATTCTGGGCCGTCTTGTCCTCATCAACCATCATCTCTCGTCCTCTCAGACCTTCGCCTTGCGTCGTCCCGTTGGGCGTTTGACTCggttcttcatcgtcaaaaTATCTATCTTCGGCGTCTCGTTGAGCTATAGGATCTCCTCCCGGAGGATCCACAAAGTCTATCGGGGAGTAGTCTATTGTCTATAGTGATACGAATCGGATGTAATCAGCTGATTGATTTGGTAAGAAAAACAGGCATTTACGTCTAGACCATCGAGGAAAAGTTCTAGCAAACGCTTCTCGAACGCAAGCTCAACTTCTTGTTGGTCTTCTGCCATCTGGGGCCGTTGGTTTGCTCCGAAccgctcttcctcctcatcgc from Cryptococcus neoformans var. neoformans B-3501A chromosome 4, whole genome shotgun sequence includes:
- a CDS encoding hypothetical protein (Match to ESTs gb|CF192376.1|CF192376, gb|CF192375.1|CF192375); amino-acid sequence: MGGDPFAPISESAEEEAAWAESSFMKGTAGNQQVRKLGGFLRLMEEEREAEDVRAAKRMERRLDQEGEEFEEESDEEEERFGANQRPQMAEDQQEVELAFEKRLLELFLDGLDTIDYSPIDFVDPPGGDPIAQRDAEDRYFDDEEPSQTPNGTTQGEGLRGREMMVDEDKTAQNGQGDYDY